From Xyrauchen texanus isolate HMW12.3.18 chromosome 12, RBS_HiC_50CHRs, whole genome shotgun sequence, one genomic window encodes:
- the LOC127653016 gene encoding phospholipid phosphatase-related protein type 5-like isoform X5: MAFFMRSEVTQEKIIVTADCCFFNPLLRRMIRFLGVYTFGLFTTTIFANAGQVVTGNQTPHFLSACRPNYTVLGCHSNLQYITERKACTGNPLIVASARKSFPSKDAALSVYSAVYTVMYVTLVFRTKGTRLTKPTLSLTLLCLAMLVGVVRVAEYRNHWADVLAGYFTGGGIAVFLVTCVINNFQQTKPPPLSARPQRPESVLGMPMVVLPCVESPLEKLQGDLHSLRSHDHQPHRFPAPPDVLIPSRSMSSEV, translated from the exons ATGGCATTTTTCATGAGGTCAGAGGTCACGCAGGAGAAGATCATAGTCACCGCAGACTGCTGCTTCTTCAACCCACTTTTGAGACGCATGATACGATTCCTAG GTGTCTATACCTTTGGCCTGTTCACCACCACCATCTTTGCCAATGCTGGACAGGTGGTGACAGGAAATCAAACGCCTCACTTCCTGTCAGCATGTAGACCGAACTACACAGTGCTGGGCTGCCATTCCAACTTACAATACATCACTGAGCGCAAAGCCTGCACTGGAAACCCACTGATAGTCGCATCTGCACGCAAATCATTTCCCTCTAAAGATGCGGCCCTCAGTGTTTATTCTGCAGTTTATACTGTG ATGTACGTGACATTGGTGTTCAGGACTAAAGGGACACGTTTGACCAAACCAACCCTCAGTCTGACTCTGCTGTGTCTGGCCATGCTGGTGGGTGTGGTCAGAGTGGCAGAATATCGCAATCACTGGGCGGACGTCCTCGCTGGATACTTCACCGGTGGAGGCATTGCTGTCTTTCTG GTGACGTGTGTCATTAACAACTTCCAGCAGACAAAGCCCCCTCCCTTGTCAGCGCGACCCCAGCGTCCTGAGTCTGTTCTGGGCATGCCCATGGTGGTGCTGCCCTGTGTAGAGAGTCCACTTGAAAA ACTCCAAGGGGATCTTCATtcactgagatcacatgaccatcaGCCTCATCGGTTCCCCGCCCCCCCCGATGTCCTCATACCGTCTCGCTCCATGTCCAGCGAAGTCTAG